In bacterium, a single genomic region encodes these proteins:
- a CDS encoding FAD-binding protein produces MKAIVVGSGVGGIASALRLRSMGIDVEILESCPDAGGRARTFSYGGHTFDAGPTVITAPWLFDE; encoded by the coding sequence ATGAAAGCAATTGTAGTTGGCTCTGGAGTAGGAGGAATCGCCTCAGCTTTACGGTTGAGGTCTATGGGTATCGACGTTGAGATACTAGAATCATGCCCTGATGCGGGCGGCAGGGCTCGGACATTCTCTTATGGCGGGCATACCTTTGATGCTGGACCAACGGTCATCACGGCCCCCTGGCTCTTCGATGAATT